Part of the Zea mays cultivar B73 chromosome 4, Zm-B73-REFERENCE-NAM-5.0, whole genome shotgun sequence genome is shown below.
TTAAAAAAAGCATCTCTCTTCCCCCACACTCCACCATTCCCGTGGACGCGCGCACACACTCCACGGCCCAAGCTCGGCACCTCGCCGGCGGCAAACCAATCCAAAAAGCGGCGGCACAAACAAGATTATGCAAACGGGGGTTAAAATTCCCCCGTCGCAGTTGCCCGCCCTCCTCTAGTCTAGATAAAAAAACTCGCCACCTCACGCCCTTCCCATCCATCCCATCGCCACTCCACTCGCACTCGGCCAAGAAAGAAGCGGCAGGTCACTGCCCACTGCTGCTCCAGGAGCGAGAAAGGCCAGCCAAGGAGGGAGCTTTGCTTTCAGGAGGAGAGGAGCGGCGAGGTGGGCGGCGGGCGCCATGGCCGCAGCGCCGCGTAGTCTTGTCACCTGCAGCGGCGGGGGCAGTAGCAGTAGTCGCATCCTGCTCGCCGTCTTCCTGGCGGCCGCCCTCTTGGCGTCCGCGGCCAATGCGGCCGTCTCGTACGACCACCGCTCCCTCGTCATCAACGGCCGCCGCCGCATCCTCATCTCCGGCTCTATCCACTACCCGAGAAGCGCCCCCGAGGTACCGTGCTCGTGCGAGCTCGCCCTCCATGTCCTCCACGGCCGTCTCTAGTCTCGCCTCGACTGATCGATTCGTGCTCTCCGAGCCGGATGCAGATGTGGCCCGGGCTGATCCAGAAGGCCAAGGACGGCGGCCTCGACGTCGTCCAGACCTACGTCTTCTGGAACGGGCACGAGCCGGCGCAGGGGCAGTACTACTTCGCCGACCGCTACGACCTCGTCCGCTTCGTCAAGCTCGTCAGGCAGGCCGGCCTCTACGTCCACCTCCGCGTCGGCCCCTACGTCTGCGCGGAGTGGAACTTCGGGTACCGGCCACCACCACCAAGTACCAACACAACACTCTTGCAGACTCTGAAAATCGTAGCCGACGTCTGTACCTGTTCTTTTTTCAGTGGCTTTCCAGTTTGGCTCAAGTATGTGCCGGGCATCAGGTTCAGGACAGACAATGGCCCATTCAAGGTACCAGTGTTCTAGTTTCACCCAAAGAGATTTGAATTGTTTTTTTTTTGGTTATGGCCAATTTTTTTTTGTCATTCTTTCACTTTGCACCAATTGGGGTGGCAGTGATGTGTGCctgatttatttattttttttaacGGCAGGCGGCAATGCAGAAGTTCGTGGAGAAGATAGTGTCCATGATGAAGTCGGAGGGGCTGTTCGAGTGGCAGGGAGGCCCGATCATCATGGCTCAGGTGTGCACCACACCACCGTCACATTTCCAGTGCAAACTTGCAAACGCAACTCGAAACTGGAGCAGAACTTTTAGAGCCTTCATCCGGCCACGCGCTATGCGCAGGTGGAGAACGAGTTCGGGCCAATGGAGTCCGTCGTGGGCAGTGGCGGCAAGCCATACGCTCACTGGGCGGCCCAGATGGCTGTCGGGACCAACGCCGGCGTGCCGTGGGTGATGTGCAAGCAGGATGACGCCCCGGACCCCGTGGTATGTTCGGTTGCTCGCACGCACGCTGCAATGGCTGATGTGCAGATCAACTGTCGAGTACCTGGATTTCTTATGTGCAGCTTAACAGCTTCCAGTTCTTACTCTGTGTAAGCCGGTCACTGCAGATCAACACTTGCAATGGCTTCTACTGCGACTACTTCACGCCAAACAACAAGCACAAGCCGACCATGTGGACCGAAGCCTGGACTGGATGGTATTCCCCCCTTGATCCAAGCCATGCCGATCTCCCGAAAAACGCGTTTCGGTATCTGAGAATGGCCtgatttttctttttataatcTTCCAACACCAAAGGTTCACCAAGTTCGGCGGCGCGGCGCCTCACCGGCCGGTGGAGGACCTGGCCTTCGCCGTGGCACGGTTCGTTCAGAAAGGAGGCTCCTTCGTGAACTACTACATGGTGAGCACGCCGCCATGCTGGTCACACCAATGCTGTTTTCGCTGCTGCTGCTGTGACCACATCTACATGTTCTGAATCCGATCGATCGACGCAGTACCATGGAGGAACGAACTTTGGGCGCACCGCCGGTGGCCCCTTCATCGCGACCAGCTACGACTACGATGCCCCCATTGACGAGTTTGGTATGCAGTGGTTGTTGCCATCTTTGATAAACTTGAATTCCCATCGGCTGCCAAGAGATATTTGTCGGAAAAGTTCACAGTGTGGTTTTTACCTGTCTGTCGTCCACACCTGGAATTTCTGGGGGGGTGGGTGGGTGTACATTGCAGGTCTGCTCAGGCAACCGAAATGGGGTCACTTGAGGAACATGCACAGAGCTATCAAGCAGGCCGAGCCTGCGTTGGTTTCTGGCGATCCAACGATACGATCTATTGGAAACTACGAAAAGGTTAAACTTTCGCTACGGATTTCCCCCACGTGGCAATGCGATTGTGCCAAATGCAAGAACAAAAAACACCAGCAGATATTCATGGACCGGTCGATTTTTCCAGGCATATGTCTTCAAGTCAAAGAATGGAGCCTGTGCTGCGTTCCTGTCGAACTACCACGTTAAATCTGCTGTGAGGATCAGGTTTGACGGGCGTCACTATGACCTCCCGGCTTGGTCCATCAGCATTCTGCCCGACTGCAAAACCGCAGTCTTCAACACCGCGACGGTGAGCGAGAGCATAATACTCAAGGCTGAATCTTTCGTTCTCTATCTATATAGGACAAGACAGATGCGATGTATAGTCTGTCTAATGAGAAAAATGCGACGATCGTGTAGGTGAAGGAGCCGACTCTGCTGCCGAAGATGAGCCCGGTGATGCATCGCTTCGCTTGGCAGTCCTACAGCGAGGACACGAACTCGCTGGATGACAGCGCGTTTGCAAGGGATGGCCTGATCGAGCAGCTCAGCTTGACATGGGACAAGTCGGACTACCTGTGGTACACCACCCAGTGAGTGACTGGTGGCTGGGCCTCTACAAGCCAGTCTTCATCGTTCGAACCACTTCTTTCTGAAACCTGATGGATTTATCTTTAAACTCTGAATTATGCTCGCTGCAGTGTCAACATTGGTTCCAACGAACGATTCCTCAAGTCTGGCCAGTGGCCTCAGCTCAGTGTGTACTCTGCTGGACACTCCATGCAGGTGTTCGTCAATGGGAGGTCATATGGTATTAACTTCTCTCTCTACACTCTAGCATCATTTTGTTTCCAATCGGGTCATTACGAGGACTATACTGATAGAATGTTTTTATACTGCAGGATCTGTTTACGGCGGCTACGACAACCCGAAGCTAACATTCAGTGGGTATGTGAAGATGTGGCAGGGCAGCAACAAGATCTCCATTCTAAGCTCAGCAGTGGGCCTTCCTGTAAGTTGACTGATCACAGGGCCAACGCAGTGCCACGAAAAAAGCCATCTTGCATTGCAGAGGAACGCTTGTAACGCTGAGTATATACTGTATGGCGTGGTGCTGTAGAACAACGGTGACCATTTCGAGCTGTGGAACGTCGGCGTCCTCGGGCCAGTGACCCTCTCCGGCCTGAACGAGGGGAAGAGGGACCTGAGCCATCAGAGATGGATATACCAGGTCGGCCTGAAAGGCGAGTCGCTCGGCCTCCACACCGTGACCGGAAGCTCCGCCGTGGAATGGGCCGGCCCCGGCGGCGGCACGCAGCCGCTGACTTGGCACAAGGTTCTTCCATCCATCCGTCAGCGATCTGAAGAGATGCATGGCAAGGCAGCGTGGCAGTGATATACATCCTTTTTGTTTGGTGTGACGAATTAAGCAGGCCCTGTTCAACGCGCCGGCGGGGAGCGATCCGGTGGCCCTGGACATGGGCAGCATGGGCAAGGGCCAGGTGTGGGTGAACGGGCGCCACGCCGGGCGCTACTGGTCGTACAGGGCTCACTCCCGCGGCTGCGGGCGGTGCAGCTACGCCGGGACGTACCGCGAGGACCAGTGCACGTCCAACTGCGGCGACCTCTCCCAGAGATGGTATGCGAACTTGTTTCGCACGGAGAGCACGCGCGCATGGGATTTTTCACACTTGCGTTGCGTTGGCGTTGCGTTGCAGGTACCACGTGCCGCGGTCGTGGCTGAAGCCGAGCGGGAACCTGCTGGTGGTGCTGGAGGAGTACGGCGGCGACCTCGCCGGCGTCAGTCTCGCGACACGGACTACGTGAACAAGGCAGGCGAACGACACGCGTTGCATCTAACTCGTACATGTATACTATACTCCGACGTGCGAGTATATACATCGATTGGTATTTGTTTAGTGAGGTGAGGCCATGGCGAGGAGGAGCAAGCATACCGACCATGCCGTATTCGCGGACCGTATTTATACACACGACACCGTACATTACACTCGCGTGATAGCAATGGTTATACTGCAAGGGGAAGGTAAGGATGGCATTTAAGTGCAGAGCGGAGAGGGTGGGTGCCTGGGTGGTCTCCGGCCATCAGTGCGGCGGCAGGACCGGCAGCTAGCTAGCTGCGCCGGCGCGGCACACACTTCGAGGCCAATTCAATTCAACTGTTTCAATTCATGTAACTGGCACTCTGGCAGCGGGTGTTTGCTGCTGCTTGCTGTGTTTTTTTGAAGACGTGAACATGAAATACAAAACTGAGCTTGTTTTGTCCATGGCTATATTTTGCTGTCGTAATGTTGTTGGCATTTGGAAAAAAAAAACCAAATCTTGGACTGGTATGTACAACACTGTATAGTATTCACTGTGGTAAAACCGTAAAACTGTGAATCATGGGAAGGCTTGCAGGTCGGCACTGCACTCTGTTGCTTTGGCTGCATCTGCCGCAATGTGactgaccccgacgacgacgagcaTCCAATGGGACTGAAAAAGTTGGCGCTCCGCCAATTCATCAATGGGACTGGGTGACTGTGTCATATAATGTTGAGCTGCACGAATCAGAATGGTGGCAGGATAGGACCTCCGACCCACGTTTTCTCTTTGTAAAAGCCTGAGGCGGGAAGAAGAAGGCAAGCCAATGAAGGTGGGCGCCAACAAGAGTTTTGTTTGGTAACGCCTCTGTCTGCCGCAGTGCAGCAATGGCGTTACTGAACCTGGAAGAACTGTATTAATTGCTCGTGAGCTATACGAGACTGGGGACTCTTCAGTCCATAAATAACATTGCCAGAGTGCTGTGCAAATAACTAAACATCAGTTAAAATTTGGGGAAAATTCTTATGGCATGCATGTAACCCATGAGGCTAACATCTTAATCAAAATATACTCCCTCCATCTCCATCTAAAAATAATAACGTTTTTTTTTACTTTGAATGTAGATATATGTTTGTAGAGGTTCATAGGAAAACGATATTTTGGAACTAACACCTCGATAGTTCTCTAAACAACTCCTTAAATCTTAAATTTAAGAAGTGAACAAAAAAATATTTCTCCAATAGTTTGTAAATAGACTTACTAAATTTAGTTACTTGCTAATTCCATTTGCTCTACAGGTTTGGCAACTCGATAAACTTAGTTGGTGTCTTCATACACGTGTGCTTATTTTTCCCCATTCCCGGACAGCGTTGTAGCCAGGTCCTCCGCCCATATCGTTCTCTACCCTCAACCCACCTCCACCTAGATCCGATGGGAGCATCCTCCGCCTACGACCCCGCCACCAAGCTAGCTGCACCGCTAGATTGAGACAGGCCATCAGGGAGACGAAGTATTGATCTAATCATTCACTATCACGAGTAACTTTAGAAAAAAAATGGATCCACCAAAACTAGATTAAAAACCGAACTACTCCCTAAATATTAAGAACTATTGTAGATCAAGCTTTTTTTTACTCTCAATAGCTATTTAGCAACTTGCTAACACATGAGTTTAGGAAGCTTTTTTAGAGAAATATTGGAGTTGCTTTAAGGGAGTACTATTTTAGgttctgttgggtctatgcttcgtcgccgaaggtcttatagaaagaagtggtcctcggctgaagctgttagcataagatagccgaagggtcctcttcgtgaagcttcgtcattacaaaccgacttaaacatagaatgaccttttagtccataaaggtctgagtcaatgttgtaagcttttgtaaggggcatacttgtaattcttcacaggctgcgtcctgtgtctataaatagtgaacagtattccattactgttcacgcattctgataattgcaattgcatctctcggaattcaacctttgtcaaggcataggtattattgtatttgatgattcaatatagtaaataaatataatataattagtTTATGATGTATTTACTCATATTATACCTTTTTGTATTATCTTATAAAtgcctattgaaattttattacgaaggttcaacttcgtaattatactcttatcaaccttcgtccaagatccattatcccgaagggaataatgttttaaggacgaagggcgttattatttaacattttatgttgccttgctcttgattcatagcatttgagagcaagtctccaacattggcgcccacctccggtgaactcacttccactttttgagctgatggcttcgttcaacgaccaagctggagctgcttcggacccgaagctggtgctcccgatcacgggtggctcgtcctcagagccagctaacaagaaacaaaagaaggaagcacagagaagggtacagcatgttggagtgcaaggacccttcatcaagtcaagatggtctcacattcttattaccttctcccaagaggaccttcagctcaaagattacccacacaacgatgccatggttatctcttgtgttatcaaaggatttctggtccacaatgtcttggttgacacaggcagtgcagctgatatcatatttgctaaggccttcagacaaatgcaagagccagaggataagattcatgatgctacacatcctctctgtggcttcggaggaagacagattgtagcactgggcaagatcaccatgtcagtgaccttcgggttcatcaacaacactaggactgagcaagttgtgtttgatattgttgacatggaatacccttacaatgcaattattggtcgtggtaccctcaatgccttcgaagcaatccttcatcctgcctatctttgcatgaagataccttcggatcagggacccattgctatccatggaagtcaggaagctgca
Proteins encoded:
- the LOC103654804 gene encoding beta-galactosidase 4, which gives rise to MAAAPRSLVTCSGGGSSSSRILLAVFLAAALLASAANAAVSYDHRSLVINGRRRILISGSIHYPRSAPEMWPGLIQKAKDGGLDVVQTYVFWNGHEPAQGQYYFADRYDLVRFVKLVRQAGLYVHLRVGPYVCAEWNFGGFPVWLKYVPGIRFRTDNGPFKAAMQKFVEKIVSMMKSEGLFEWQGGPIIMAQVENEFGPMESVVGSGGKPYAHWAAQMAVGTNAGVPWVMCKQDDAPDPVINTCNGFYCDYFTPNNKHKPTMWTEAWTGWFTKFGGAAPHRPVEDLAFAVARFVQKGGSFVNYYMYHGGTNFGRTAGGPFIATSYDYDAPIDEFGLLRQPKWGHLRNMHRAIKQAEPALVSGDPTIRSIGNYEKAYVFKSKNGACAAFLSNYHVKSAVRIRFDGRHYDLPAWSISILPDCKTAVFNTATVKEPTLLPKMSPVMHRFAWQSYSEDTNSLDDSAFARDGLIEQLSLTWDKSDYLWYTTHVNIGSNERFLKSGQWPQLSVYSAGHSMQVFVNGRSYGSVYGGYDNPKLTFSGYVKMWQGSNKISILSSAVGLPNNGDHFELWNVGVLGPVTLSGLNEGKRDLSHQRWIYQVGLKGESLGLHTVTGSSAVEWAGPGGGTQPLTWHKALFNAPAGSDPVALDMGSMGKGQVWVNGRHAGRYWSYRAHSRGCGRCSYAGTYREDQCTSNCGDLSQRWYHVPRSWLKPSGNLLVVLEEYGGDLAGVSLATRTT